From the Clostridium putrefaciens genome, one window contains:
- a CDS encoding lysine 5,6-aminomutase subunit alpha, producing MNSKLNLNFETVSKARSHAKNIALDTQEFIDLHTTVTVERTVCRLLGIDGIDSVGVPLPNVVVDNIVKNDALSLGAAYFIGNAMLNTGLSPQEIAEKVANGQLDLGTLESKDLFEIKATIMPIAKMYVEKIKANRNKREEVLSRLGDKKGPYLYVIVATGNIKEDITQAVAAVKQGADIIAVIRTTGQSLLDYVPYGETTEGFGGTFATQENFRQMREALDVIGDEVGRYIRLCNYCSGLCMPEIAAMGALERLDVMLNDALYGILFRDINMKRTLVDQYFSRVINGFAGVIINTGEDNYLTTSDAFEEAHTVLASQFINEQFALVAGLPEEQMGLGHAFEMNPDLKNAFLYELAQAQMAREIFPRAPLKYMPPTKFMTGDIFKGTVQNALFNMVSVLTNQKIHLLGMLTEAIHTPLMSDRALSIDNARYIFNSMEDLGDELEFKNGGKMEERANEVLSKSSELLSEIEGEGLFKTLEKGMFAGIKRPINGGKGLAGVSEKSKEYFNPFIDLMLGGNR from the coding sequence ATGAATAGTAAATTAAACTTAAACTTTGAAACAGTATCTAAGGCTAGGTCACACGCTAAAAATATAGCTTTAGATACACAAGAATTTATAGACTTACATACAACAGTAACTGTAGAAAGAACAGTCTGTAGACTTCTTGGTATAGATGGCATCGATAGCGTTGGTGTTCCTTTACCAAATGTAGTTGTAGATAATATAGTAAAGAACGATGCTCTTTCTTTGGGTGCTGCTTATTTTATCGGTAATGCTATGTTAAATACAGGTCTTTCACCTCAAGAAATAGCTGAGAAAGTAGCTAACGGACAGTTAGATCTAGGAACCTTAGAGTCTAAAGATCTATTTGAAATAAAGGCTACTATAATGCCTATAGCAAAAATGTATGTAGAAAAGATTAAAGCAAATAGAAATAAAAGAGAAGAGGTTCTTTCAAGGCTTGGAGATAAGAAAGGTCCATATTTATATGTAATAGTTGCTACTGGAAACATCAAAGAAGATATAACTCAAGCAGTTGCAGCTGTAAAGCAAGGTGCTGATATAATAGCTGTAATAAGAACAACAGGACAAAGCCTTTTAGATTATGTGCCTTACGGAGAAACTACTGAGGGATTCGGAGGTACCTTTGCAACGCAAGAAAACTTTAGACAAATGAGAGAAGCACTTGATGTAATCGGTGATGAAGTTGGTAGATACATAAGACTTTGTAATTATTGTTCTGGATTATGTATGCCTGAAATTGCAGCTATGGGAGCCTTAGAGAGACTAGATGTAATGTTAAATGACGCTCTTTATGGAATATTATTTAGAGATATAAACATGAAAAGGACCCTTGTAGACCAATACTTTTCACGTGTTATTAACGGCTTTGCAGGTGTAATAATAAATACTGGTGAAGATAATTATCTAACTACTTCAGATGCCTTTGAAGAAGCTCATACTGTACTTGCTTCTCAATTTATTAATGAGCAATTTGCATTAGTTGCTGGACTTCCTGAAGAACAGATGGGCTTGGGTCATGCTTTTGAAATGAATCCTGATCTTAAAAATGCCTTTTTATATGAACTAGCTCAAGCTCAAATGGCTAGAGAAATATTCCCAAGGGCACCGCTTAAATACATGCCTCCTACAAAGTTTATGACAGGAGACATATTTAAAGGTACTGTACAAAATGCACTTTTTAATATGGTAAGCGTATTAACTAATCAAAAAATCCACCTTTTAGGAATGCTTACAGAGGCCATACATACACCACTTATGTCTGACAGAGCCCTTTCAATAGACAACGCTCGCTATATATTTAATAGTATGGAAGACCTAGGTGATGAACTTGAATTTAAAAATGGCGGTAAAATGGAAGAACGAGCTAATGAAGTATTAAGTAAATCTTCTGAGCTACTATCTGAAATTGAAGGTGAAGGTTTGTTTAAAACTCTAGAAAAGGGTATGTTTGCAGGAATAAAAAGGCCAATAAATGGTGGAAAAGGTCTTGCTGGCGTATCAGAAAAATCAAAAGAATACTTTAACCCATTCATAGACTTGATGTTAGGGGGGAATAGATAA
- a CDS encoding OAM dimerization domain-containing protein, with the protein MSSGLYSTEKRSTDTVLDLNKVKPYGDTMNDGKVQLSFTLPLPDNDKSAEAAKVLARKMGLEEPNVAHHAALDKNFTFYVVYGTLTHTVDYESIHVQTVEVDTLSMEEVNDYIKENIQRKIVIMGASTGTDAHTVGIDAIMNMKGYAGHYGLERYEMIEAYNLGSQVPNEEFVKRAIELKADILLVSQTVTQKNVHIQNLTELVELLEAEGLRDKVLLICGGPRISHELAKELGYDAGFGPGKYADDVATFSVTEMVERNLI; encoded by the coding sequence ATGAGTAGTGGCTTATACTCCACAGAAAAAAGAAGCACCGATACAGTTTTAGATTTAAATAAGGTAAAACCCTACGGAGATACTATGAATGATGGTAAGGTTCAACTAAGCTTTACATTACCCTTACCTGATAATGATAAAAGTGCTGAGGCTGCTAAAGTACTTGCAAGAAAGATGGGTCTTGAAGAGCCTAACGTTGCACATCATGCTGCCTTGGATAAGAACTTTACATTTTACGTAGTATATGGAACGCTAACTCATACTGTAGACTATGAATCTATTCATGTACAAACTGTAGAAGTTGATACCTTATCTATGGAAGAAGTTAATGATTATATAAAAGAAAATATACAAAGAAAGATAGTTATAATGGGTGCTAGCACTGGAACAGATGCTCACACCGTTGGAATAGATGCCATAATGAATATGAAAGGATATGCTGGTCACTATGGTTTAGAAAGATATGAGATGATAGAAGCTTATAATTTAGGTAGTCAGGTCCCTAATGAGGAATTTGTAAAAAGAGCTATTGAACTTAAGGCCGACATCCTTCTAGTATCACAAACAGTAACACAGAAAAATGTTCATATTCAAAACCTTACAGAACTTGTAGAACTTCTAGAAGCTGAAGGATTAAGAGATAAAGTCCTACTTATATGTGGTGGACCTAGAATAAGTCATGAATTAGCTAAAGAATTAGGCTATGATGCTGGCTTTGGACCTGGTAAGTATGCTGATGATGTGGCAACATTTTCAGTAACAGAAATGGTAGAAAGAAACCTTATATAA